The sequence GATAGTTTATGTGAATATACAGTTGTATCAGATACCATTACCCTGGATACGTTGAGTGTTGGGTTGGAAGAGCTAAAACCGGGAAAGCAGGCTAAGCTGACGATCATTCCAAATCCGGCCTGTGATATCATACGTGTGGTGCTGCCGGAGTGTGTCTCGTCACATTCGCAGGCGGCAATTTTTAATGTCACCACCTGGAAGTACAACTATAAAGGCGATGTACCGCTTGAAATATATGATATCTATGGCCGGAAGTGGCATGAGCAAATAATTGAAGAAGGAGAGAAAGAAGTGGAGATAGATGTCAGCGCTTTACCTGCAGGGCTGTACGTGGTGCAGGTGAAGTTAGAAGGAGAAATTGTGAGTGGGAAATTCATAAAGGAATAATTTTATAATTAACTGACCCACAGCTTCAGCTTTATTTCCACGACTGAGAGGTAAATGAACTGCATACCTGACCCACTGCTTTAGCTGTGGGATCCGGAAGAGCAGGCGGGCAATATATAAACCGTTTAAACGGTTTAAAAAGTCCTTAAAGAAACTTTTTATTCCCGTGAGTAAAGTGAGCATCCCACGACTAAAGTCGTTGGTGAGGGGATAAAGTGCATAAATGTTTCCTTTCCCGCAAGCTTTTAGTTCGTTACTTTAATTTCTCTTACAGGCGCATGTGTTGACCTGCCTTCGGTATATGCCCGTAACCTGCTGATCCATCTTGGATTGCTTGCATCCAACGAAATGGTTTACATGCCTGTAACTTTAAATTCGGCTGTAAATAATACATGGCCCTTTATGGAGAATAGTGTGAATAAAGCGTCCTTTATTTCACTATTTCCTAATCCGGCCGGAAATTATTTAATTGTTGAATATCACATCGATAAAGCCTATGAAACGGCTGTTCTCACACTTCAGGATATGACAGGCAAGCTGATAAGCACGATTCCGGTAAAGGGACAGCTTAATCAAACGGTTGTATCTACAGGAGGACTAAACAATGGCGTTTATATCGTATCTTTGTA comes from Bacteroidota bacterium and encodes:
- a CDS encoding T9SS type A sorting domain-containing protein → MPVTLNSAVNNTWPFMENSVNKASFISLFPNPAGNYLIVEYHIDKAYETAVLTLQDMTGKLISTIPVKGQLNQTVVSTGGLNNGVYIVSLYVDSQVIDSQKMTVLK
- a CDS encoding T9SS type A sorting domain-containing protein, with the translated sequence MEIYLKCGSVYTKPFVYDSLCEYTVVSDTITLDTLSVGLEELKPGKQAKLTIIPNPACDIIRVVLPECVSSHSQAAIFNVTTWKYNYKGDVPLEIYDIYGRKWHEQIIEEGEKEVEIDVSALPAGLYVVQVKLEGEIVSGKFIKE